The Oleidesulfovibrio alaskensis DSM 16109 genome has a segment encoding these proteins:
- a CDS encoding FecCD family ABC transporter permease, with translation MNRAGNTVTRRTLRPVLCCAAASAACAVSVFLACYAGAFPVEFADVTAVLLHAAGLGPPPAAAQDNPALTVVVLELRLGRVVLSLLVGASLAVAGTVYQGLLRNPLADPFTLGVSSGAAFGASVALFWGLGTMALPFFPAAGILPAAALTGATAALAAVLVLGRVGGIMRRETLVLAGIVVSTFLSALISLVKSLDEESVASIVFWIMGSLQGRGWHEVMLFTPWFVLGMLPVIRFSRELDILSLGDMQARQLGMDASRVRLWLLLGAGALTGVSVAVSGVIGFVGLVVPHLVRMVIGAEHRPLLAVSALTGGLLLLWSDVLARTLLSGGAELPVGVVTALLGGPFFCLLLRRNTGTAL, from the coding sequence ATGAACAGGGCCGGAAACACCGTAACACGCCGCACGCTCCGCCCGGTGCTGTGCTGTGCCGCCGCGTCGGCCGCCTGTGCGGTTTCGGTGTTTCTGGCCTGTTACGCGGGGGCGTTTCCCGTGGAGTTTGCCGACGTGACGGCCGTGCTGCTGCATGCCGCCGGTCTGGGCCCCCCGCCCGCAGCCGCGCAGGATAATCCCGCACTGACCGTTGTGGTGCTTGAGCTGCGTCTGGGCCGCGTGGTGCTCTCGCTGCTGGTGGGCGCTTCGCTGGCGGTGGCAGGCACGGTGTATCAGGGGCTGCTGCGCAACCCTCTGGCCGATCCTTTCACGCTGGGCGTTTCGTCCGGAGCCGCTTTCGGCGCATCCGTGGCACTTTTCTGGGGGCTGGGCACCATGGCCCTGCCGTTTTTTCCCGCTGCAGGAATACTGCCCGCCGCGGCCCTGACCGGTGCCACCGCGGCGCTGGCGGCCGTGCTTGTACTGGGTCGCGTGGGCGGCATCATGCGCCGCGAAACGCTGGTACTTGCGGGTATTGTGGTGTCCACGTTCCTTTCCGCTCTCATATCGCTGGTCAAATCACTGGACGAAGAATCGGTGGCAAGCATCGTATTCTGGATAATGGGCAGTCTGCAGGGCCGCGGCTGGCATGAGGTCATGCTTTTCACGCCGTGGTTTGTGCTGGGTATGCTGCCCGTCATCCGTTTTTCGCGCGAGCTTGATATTCTGTCGCTGGGCGACATGCAGGCCCGTCAGCTGGGCATGGATGCTTCACGCGTACGGTTGTGGCTGCTGCTGGGAGCAGGAGCGCTTACGGGCGTCTCCGTGGCGGTCAGCGGGGTGATAGGATTTGTGGGGCTGGTTGTGCCGCATCTGGTACGTATGGTCATAGGCGCCGAGCACCGGCCGCTGCTGGCGGTCAGCGCGCTGACAGGCGGTCTTTTGCTGCTCTGGTCCGACGTGCTGGCCCGCACCCTGCTTTCCGGCGGGGCCGAACTGCCCGTGGGAGTGGTCACCGCGCTGCTGGGGGGCCCTTTTTTCTGCCTGCTGCTGCGGCGCAATACAGGAACAGCCCTATGA
- a CDS encoding nucleoside recognition domain-containing protein: MFVPLLCGISALGIILHADPALLHWQYAWPELVRPLIRMLIYLAMGLAVGLVVEGAGWAPFLARLARPLTRWGGLGQTSGAAFATAFVSGTAANTMLMEAMRDGRISLRELRIAYLINTGLPVFLLHLPTTFFIVVPMTRTAGAIYLALNGTAALCRTLGLLAWARATAHRRQSGQSAAPEHSGRLDLNRVAALFRRRFSRIILFTAPVYFLIYALTQAGVFEAMRQAAAQGLSWSFLPVEAASVVIFAVAAEFTSGIAAAGALLDAGSLTTAQTVTALILGTIAATPVRALRHQLPSHAGIFTPRLGLVLLLQSQFLRITSLLAVTGCYLLFAA; this comes from the coding sequence ATGTTTGTTCCGCTGCTGTGCGGAATCTCCGCACTGGGCATCATTCTGCACGCCGACCCTGCGCTGCTGCACTGGCAGTATGCATGGCCCGAACTTGTCAGGCCGCTCATACGCATGCTCATATATCTGGCCATGGGACTGGCCGTGGGGCTGGTGGTGGAAGGCGCCGGCTGGGCCCCCTTTCTGGCGCGGCTGGCCCGGCCGCTGACACGGTGGGGCGGGCTGGGGCAGACATCGGGCGCGGCTTTCGCCACTGCGTTCGTTTCCGGCACAGCGGCCAACACCATGCTTATGGAAGCCATGCGTGACGGGCGCATTTCTCTGCGCGAACTGCGCATTGCCTATCTCATCAACACCGGTCTGCCTGTTTTTCTGCTGCATCTGCCCACCACTTTTTTTATAGTGGTGCCCATGACACGCACGGCAGGGGCCATATACCTTGCACTTAACGGCACAGCCGCCCTGTGCCGCACTCTGGGACTGCTTGCGTGGGCCCGCGCAACGGCGCACCGCAGGCAGTCCGGACAGTCTGCGGCACCAGAACACAGCGGAAGGCTTGACCTCAACCGCGTGGCAGCCCTGTTCCGCAGACGCTTTTCGCGCATCATCCTGTTCACGGCACCGGTCTATTTTCTCATTTATGCGCTTACACAGGCAGGCGTATTCGAAGCCATGCGCCAGGCCGCCGCTCAGGGGCTGTCATGGAGCTTTCTGCCTGTAGAAGCGGCCAGCGTGGTTATTTTTGCCGTGGCCGCGGAATTCACATCAGGAATTGCGGCCGCGGGCGCCCTGCTGGATGCCGGGTCGCTGACCACCGCCCAGACAGTCACCGCGCTGATACTGGGAACCATTGCAGCAACCCCCGTCCGCGCCCTGCGGCACCAGCTGCCTTCGCACGCGGGCATATTCACTCCGCGTCTGGGTCTTGTGCTGCTGCTGCAAAGCCAGTTTCTGCGCATCACCAGCCTGCTGGCCGTGACAGGCTGCTACCTGCTGTTCGCGGCATAA
- a CDS encoding ABC transporter ATP-binding protein — MIRLRNATLGHGTTPVLHNISLHIRQGEMTGLLGPNGSGKTTLLLTLSGVLPPVSGEVLLRTASAASEKDAVQFTPAAGLCARTRAKKMASVPQRPDIVPDIPVRSVVLMGRYPYISFLGGYSAADNEAAENAMRQTATSQFASRPACRLSGGEFQRVLIARALAQAAPCLLLDEATSGLDIARKVEIYDMLRRRHAQGLTVVAAIHDLNLAALYCDRLIFLKDGAVALDGPTRDVFTEANLCRIYETSVRVFRHPDCGLPQALFMPAHTQRKTP; from the coding sequence ATGATACGCCTGCGCAATGCCACATTGGGCCACGGTACAACGCCCGTACTGCACAACATCTCCCTGCATATCAGACAGGGTGAAATGACAGGTCTGCTCGGCCCCAACGGCAGCGGCAAAACAACCCTGCTGCTCACCCTTTCCGGAGTGCTGCCGCCGGTCAGCGGCGAAGTGCTGCTGCGCACCGCCTCCGCTGCATCTGAAAAGGATGCAGTGCAGTTCACTCCGGCCGCGGGGCTTTGTGCCCGCACCCGCGCAAAAAAAATGGCTTCGGTACCGCAACGGCCTGACATCGTCCCTGACATACCGGTGCGCTCCGTGGTACTCATGGGACGGTATCCCTATATATCCTTTCTGGGCGGATACAGCGCCGCAGACAACGAGGCCGCGGAAAACGCCATGCGCCAGACAGCCACATCGCAGTTTGCCTCACGGCCGGCATGCAGGCTTTCCGGCGGAGAATTCCAGCGGGTGCTCATAGCACGGGCGCTGGCACAGGCGGCCCCCTGCCTGCTGCTGGACGAGGCCACATCCGGTCTGGACATAGCCCGCAAAGTGGAAATTTACGACATGCTGCGCCGCAGACATGCGCAGGGACTCACGGTGGTCGCCGCCATTCATGACCTTAATCTGGCGGCACTCTACTGTGACCGGCTGATATTTCTGAAAGACGGAGCCGTGGCGCTGGACGGCCCCACCCGCGACGTATTTACAGAAGCCAACCTCTGCCGGATATATGAAACCTCTGTCCGCGTATTCCGGCATCCGGACTGCGGGCTGCCGCAGGCTCTTTTCATGCCCGCCCACACGCAGAGAAAAACGCCATGA
- a CDS encoding sirohydrochlorin cobaltochelatase encodes MKLRSWCRLLVTACCLLCVAAPAFAGHGAAHPDKKAILLATFGSTVPEARAPYEALEREVRAAIPGVEVRWAYTARMVRDIVASEQNLQVDSPAVALGRLGDAGFNRVAVQSLHMIPGFEYLGLLHTAERFEGMPKNIKQVEVGKPLMYTAEDMKNVADAVMTAVPAERTADEAVVFMGHGTGHSANAFYPALQYYLWQKDANAFVGTVEGSPEIDDVLAMLKKKGIKKAYLLPLMSVAGDHTVNDMAGDEPDSWKSVFAAHGITPVPVVKGMAAVPAIRAIWVEHLKEAYNRLDD; translated from the coding sequence ATGAAACTGCGCTCATGGTGCAGACTGCTCGTCACCGCGTGCTGCCTGCTGTGCGTTGCCGCGCCTGCTTTTGCCGGCCACGGCGCCGCACATCCCGACAAAAAAGCCATTCTGCTTGCCACCTTCGGCAGCACCGTGCCCGAAGCACGCGCCCCCTACGAAGCGCTGGAACGCGAAGTACGTGCCGCCATACCCGGTGTTGAAGTGCGCTGGGCTTACACGGCACGCATGGTGCGCGACATTGTGGCGAGTGAGCAGAACCTGCAGGTGGATTCGCCCGCCGTGGCACTGGGCCGTCTGGGCGATGCAGGGTTCAACCGCGTGGCCGTGCAGTCGCTGCACATGATTCCGGGCTTTGAATACCTCGGCCTGCTGCACACCGCAGAACGTTTTGAGGGCATGCCCAAAAATATCAAGCAGGTGGAAGTCGGCAAGCCGCTCATGTACACTGCAGAGGACATGAAAAATGTGGCCGATGCAGTCATGACCGCCGTACCCGCAGAACGTACCGCAGACGAGGCGGTGGTGTTCATGGGCCACGGTACCGGTCATTCTGCCAATGCATTCTACCCCGCCCTGCAGTATTATCTGTGGCAGAAAGATGCCAATGCCTTTGTGGGCACCGTTGAAGGCAGCCCCGAAATTGACGACGTGCTGGCCATGCTGAAAAAGAAAGGTATCAAAAAAGCCTACCTGCTTCCGCTCATGTCGGTGGCGGGTGACCATACCGTAAACGACATGGCAGGCGACGAGCCCGATTCGTGGAAAAGTGTTTTTGCCGCTCACGGCATCACCCCCGTACCCGTGGTAAAAGGCATGGCAGCTGTGCCCGCCATCCGCGCCATATGGGTTGAGCACCTTAAAGAAGCCTACAACCGGCTGGATGACTGA